The Geobacillus genomosp. 3 genome segment ATTAAAGCGGCGCCAGAAGATTGTAAAAACGATCGTCGGCAAGTTGGCGCTTGCGGCAACGGCAAATGCGAGTGACACAAGGAAGGCGACGTTCATTTTTTGCGCAAACAGCGCTAATAAAATTGACAATACTGAGACGCCAACCGATGCCCAGCGGGCGGCGAGCATTTGTTCTTTTTCGGTCGCCTGGCCGCGCCGGATGATGTGGCTGTAAAAGTCATGGGCAAACGCCGAAGCGGCTGACAAAACAAGCCCGGCAACGACGGCCAAAATCGTCGCAAACGCGACAGCAGAGACGAACGCAAATAGGAAATCTCCACCGAGGGCCTCTGCCAACAGCGGCGCGGCCATATTGCCGGCAGGATCGGCGGCGGTGATGTTATCATAACCAACAAATGCGGCGGCGCCAAATCCTAAGAAGATTGTTAAAACATAGAAAATTCCGATGATCCATGTCGCGTACACGACCGATTTGCGTGCGGTCGGCGCGTCTTTGACGGTGAAGAAACGGATTAAAATGTGCGGCAACCCGGCCGTCCCCAACACAAGCGCCAAATTTAGCGAAATGGTGTCAAGCGGATTTTTAAACTTGTTGCCTGGATTGAGATACGCTTCGCCAAGCGGTGTGGCCGTTTTCATTTCATGGAACATTTTAGCGACGCTGAAATCGAATTTGGCAAAGACGATAATGGAAATGATAAACGTACCGACCATCAACAAGACCGCTTTGACGATTTGTACCCAACTGGTGGCTGTCATGCCGCCGAACACGACATACACGGTCATTAAAATGCCGACGATCAAGACGGAATAAATGTAGTCAAGCCCAAGCAGAAGTTTAATGAGACCGCCGGCGCCGACAAGCTGGGCGATCATGTAGAAAATGGAGATGGCGATCGTGTTCAAGGCGGCGACGCCGCGCACTTTTTTATCATCAAACCGGGCGGCGATCATATCGGCCATCGTATACTTGCCAAGGTTGCGGAGCGGCTCGGCGACGATGTACAAAACGACGAGGTAGGCGACAAGGAACCCGATGCTGTAAAAGAAGCCGTCAAATCCAGCTAAGGCAATCATGCCGGCAATGCCGAGAAACGAGGCGGCCGACATATAGTCGCCGGCGATGGCAAGACCGTTTTGCCAGCCGGTTAAGCTGCTGTCCGCGGTGTAAAATTCGCTTGTTGTTTTCGTCCGTTTCGAGGCGTAGTACGTAATGACAAGCGTCAGGGCGACAATGATGAGGAAGAGGAAAAAGGCCAATCCGTTCATTACGCGTTTCCTCCTCCCGTTTCTTCCTGCTTCACTTGCTCGACGATTTCATCAAATCGTGCTGCGCGTTTCGAATAAAGAATGCATAAGGCCCATGTCATGATAAATTGCGCAAATGCAAACAGCCACGCCCAAGTGACCGGCCCGACAGCCGGAGCATTGAGCGCCTTTGAATACGACGTTAATACCGGGAGAGCGAAGTAAAAGACAAAGAAAAAGATGGTCGCCGGGATGATGAAGCGTTTCTTCGCCTGAATAAGTTCGCGGAACGAAGCGGATTGGGCGACCGCTTCATAATCGATACCTGCCTGTTCGGCAAGGGATTGTTTTTTCACTGCCATATGAATCCCTCCTTATCTTTGCTAAAGCGTTTTCAAATGAGTTGGCAGAACGTGCGAGACAGTAGCAGCGCGGGCCCTCCTTTCTTGTCACAAATTTGTCACACATTCATTATATATTTATCTGAAAAATTTGTAAATTGATTTTTTTATTATTATTAGGAACAATTTTTTCTTTATTATATAAACCAAAAAATTTTTCTGTTTTTCTTATTTTCGCACTTTACAAAAAAACAAGGATCATGTAGAATGCTAACTGTGTCTGCCGAGTAAATTCGACATTTTTCTACAAAAAACAACAAGGGGAGACATTCGATGAATTTGTTTCGTAAAAAACCGATTCAAGCACTTTTAAACGAATCGGGGGCGAAAGGAGCCTCACTGCGAAAAGAATTAGGCGCATTCGACTTAACGATGCTCGGCATCGGCGCCATCATCGGGACAGGCATTTTTGTTCTGACCGGGGTGGCGGCGGCGGAGCACGCCGGTCCGGCGCTCGTTCTATCGTTTATTTTATCTGCATTGGCGTGCGCATTCGCCGCGCTTTGCTACGCGGAGTTCGCCTCAACCGTGCCGGTGTCGGGGAGCGCGTACACATATAGCTATGCAACGTTCGGCGAACTGTTTGCCTGGATTTTAGGTTGGGACTTGATTTTAGAGTATGGGGTTGCCTCATCAGCGGTGGCCGCCGGCTGGTCCGGCTATTTTCAAGGGCTGCTTGCCGGCTTTGGTATTGAGCTGCCAAAGGCGCTCACG includes the following:
- a CDS encoding cation acetate symporter, producing the protein MNGLAFFLFLIIVALTLVITYYASKRTKTTSEFYTADSSLTGWQNGLAIAGDYMSAASFLGIAGMIALAGFDGFFYSIGFLVAYLVVLYIVAEPLRNLGKYTMADMIAARFDDKKVRGVAALNTIAISIFYMIAQLVGAGGLIKLLLGLDYIYSVLIVGILMTVYVVFGGMTATSWVQIVKAVLLMVGTFIISIIVFAKFDFSVAKMFHEMKTATPLGEAYLNPGNKFKNPLDTISLNLALVLGTAGLPHILIRFFTVKDAPTARKSVVYATWIIGIFYVLTIFLGFGAAAFVGYDNITAADPAGNMAAPLLAEALGGDFLFAFVSAVAFATILAVVAGLVLSAASAFAHDFYSHIIRRGQATEKEQMLAARWASVGVSVLSILLALFAQKMNVAFLVSLAFAVAASANLPTIVFTIFWRRFNTTGAITGMLVGLISALVLVFFSPNVWSPEPGAAIFVGEPLFKLANPGIISIPLGFIGAIVGTLVSSKKADEKKYTEIVVKANTGIGRV
- a CDS encoding DUF485 domain-containing protein; translation: MAVKKQSLAEQAGIDYEAVAQSASFRELIQAKKRFIIPATIFFFVFYFALPVLTSYSKALNAPAVGPVTWAWLFAFAQFIMTWALCILYSKRAARFDEIVEQVKQEETGGGNA